In a single window of the Streptomyces sp. HUAS ZL42 genome:
- the aroQ gene encoding gamma subclass chorismate mutase AroQ produces the protein MGVPPTPFRQWGSLATADLVAAAKWGTDSPIDDPAREQQVLDTVAARAQQIGADPDEARRIFRDRIEADKTVQRALFRHWTAHPDQAPTTEPDLSVVRRTINRINSGLVRSPAATTPERTAPTRHPQLALAALQVHHEQHPDALHTRALVRSLASVCR, from the coding sequence CTGGGGGTACCTCCCACGCCCTTCAGGCAGTGGGGGAGCCTCGCCACCGCCGACCTGGTCGCGGCCGCGAAGTGGGGCACCGACAGCCCCATCGACGACCCGGCCCGCGAGCAGCAGGTCCTCGACACCGTGGCCGCGCGGGCCCAGCAGATCGGCGCCGACCCGGACGAGGCCCGGCGGATCTTCCGCGACCGGATCGAGGCCGACAAGACCGTCCAGCGCGCCCTCTTCCGCCACTGGACCGCTCACCCCGACCAGGCCCCGACCACCGAGCCGGACCTGAGCGTGGTCCGTCGGACGATCAACCGCATCAACTCCGGCCTGGTTCGCTCCCCGGCCGCCACCACCCCCGAGCGCACCGCCCCGACCCGCCACCCTCAGCTCGCCCTCGCCGCCCTCCAGGTCCACCACGAGCAGCATCCGGACGCCCTCCACACCCGCGCCCTCGTCCGCTCCCTGGCCTCGGTCTGCCGCTGA
- a CDS encoding TIM-barrel domain-containing protein, translated as MNQPAENQISQGTVSLAQSSPTVGTFREREGALEWSGRQETLRIEPWGPDAVRVRARLGGPVLEGLPGALLDDAPSTSYTVKVEDGQGQLTVGALTVVVCAEGLIRFLRTEDSSELLAEQRAHFWWPGSRLYTAVGNGHHRLEQRFAAYDDEKLYGLGQHQHGRLDQKGLVLDLVQRNAEVGIPVLASSRGYTLLWNNPAIGRVELAHNGTRWVADSARQIDYWITAGTPADGQRRYSAVTGRTPMLPEWAAGFWQCKLRYRTQDELLAVAREYKRRGLPVSAIVCDFFHWTHLGEWKFDPKEWPDPAAMVRELEELGIKLVVSVWPSVSPLSENHPVMEQRGYFIGTQYGPMAHADWPDKGVASTVQVAFYDATNPDAREFVWSRVRDNYLAPYGITAFWLDACEPELKPGFQENLRYWAGPGLEVGNIYPAENSRTFYEGLLASGEDEVITLNRSAWAGSQRYGAALWSGDIGTDFATLRRQIAAGLNTALSGIPWWNTDIGGFHGGDPDDPAYREVMVRWFQFGALSPLMRLHGFRDPGMPLGPAMTGGPNEVWSYGEEAGAILERYLRLRERLKPYVLRVMREAHEEGLPVMRPLFLEFPDDPATWSVDDAYLFGGDLLVAPVLTAGATTRTTYLPAGAAWTDAWTGGTYEGGTTVTVDAPLDRIPLFLRDGARLPVAQ; from the coding sequence GTGAACCAGCCTGCCGAAAACCAGATCAGTCAGGGCACGGTCAGCCTGGCGCAGTCGTCACCCACCGTCGGAACCTTCCGCGAGCGGGAGGGCGCGCTGGAGTGGAGCGGCCGTCAGGAGACCCTGCGTATCGAACCGTGGGGGCCGGACGCGGTCCGGGTCCGGGCCCGGCTGGGCGGTCCGGTCCTGGAGGGTCTGCCGGGTGCGCTGCTCGACGACGCCCCGTCGACCTCGTACACCGTCAAGGTCGAGGACGGGCAGGGGCAGTTGACCGTCGGTGCGCTGACGGTCGTCGTCTGTGCCGAGGGCCTGATCCGCTTCCTGCGCACGGAGGACTCCTCCGAGCTCCTCGCCGAGCAGCGGGCCCACTTCTGGTGGCCCGGCTCCCGCCTCTACACGGCCGTCGGCAACGGCCACCACCGCCTGGAGCAGCGCTTCGCCGCCTACGACGACGAGAAGCTGTACGGCCTCGGCCAGCACCAGCACGGCCGGCTCGACCAGAAGGGCCTGGTCCTCGACCTGGTCCAGCGCAACGCCGAGGTCGGCATCCCGGTCCTCGCCTCCAGCCGCGGCTACACCCTCCTGTGGAACAACCCGGCGATCGGGCGCGTGGAGCTCGCGCACAACGGCACGCGCTGGGTGGCCGACTCGGCCCGCCAGATCGACTACTGGATCACCGCGGGCACCCCGGCCGACGGCCAGCGCCGCTACAGCGCGGTGACCGGCCGTACGCCGATGCTGCCGGAGTGGGCGGCGGGCTTCTGGCAGTGCAAGCTGCGCTACCGCACACAGGACGAACTCCTCGCCGTGGCAAGGGAGTACAAGCGGCGGGGCCTGCCCGTCTCCGCCATAGTGTGCGACTTCTTCCACTGGACGCACCTGGGCGAGTGGAAGTTCGACCCGAAGGAGTGGCCCGACCCGGCGGCGATGGTGCGCGAGCTGGAGGAGCTCGGCATCAAGCTGGTCGTCAGCGTCTGGCCCTCGGTCTCGCCGCTCTCCGAGAACCACCCGGTGATGGAGCAGCGCGGGTACTTCATCGGCACCCAGTACGGCCCGATGGCCCACGCCGACTGGCCCGACAAGGGGGTCGCCTCCACCGTCCAGGTCGCCTTCTACGACGCGACGAACCCTGACGCCCGCGAGTTCGTGTGGTCGCGCGTGCGCGACAACTACCTTGCTCCGTACGGCATCACGGCCTTCTGGCTGGACGCCTGCGAGCCCGAGCTGAAGCCCGGCTTCCAGGAGAACCTGCGCTACTGGGCGGGCCCCGGCCTGGAGGTCGGCAACATCTACCCGGCCGAGAACTCCCGCACCTTCTACGAGGGCCTGCTCGCGTCCGGCGAGGACGAGGTGATCACCCTCAACCGCTCGGCCTGGGCGGGCAGCCAGCGCTACGGCGCCGCCCTGTGGTCCGGCGACATCGGCACCGACTTCGCGACCCTGCGCCGCCAGATCGCCGCCGGCCTCAACACCGCGCTGTCCGGCATCCCGTGGTGGAACACCGACATCGGCGGCTTCCACGGCGGCGACCCGGACGACCCGGCGTACCGCGAGGTCATGGTCCGCTGGTTCCAGTTCGGCGCGCTGTCCCCGCTGATGCGCCTGCACGGTTTCCGTGACCCGGGAATGCCGCTGGGCCCGGCGATGACCGGCGGTCCCAACGAGGTCTGGTCGTACGGCGAGGAGGCCGGCGCGATCCTGGAGCGGTACCTGAGGCTGCGCGAGCGTCTGAAGCCGTACGTGCTCCGGGTCATGCGGGAGGCCCACGAGGAGGGACTGCCCGTCATGCGCCCCCTGTTCCTCGAGTTCCCGGACGACCCCGCGACCTGGTCCGTCGACGACGCGTACCTCTTCGGCGGTGACCTGCTCGTCGCCCCGGTGCTGACGGCGGGCGCCACGACCCGCACGACGTACCTCCCGGCGGGCGCGGCCTGGACGGACGCGTGGACCGGTGGGACGTACGAGGGTGGCACGACCGTCACGGTCGACGCCCCGCTGGACCGCATCCCGCTGTTCCTGCGGGACGGGGCGCGGCTGCCCGTGGCTCAGTAG
- a CDS encoding glycoside hydrolase N-terminal domain-containing protein: protein MTRALVHGTWEPQPSTRWEDGFLSGNGHHGALAFGDPNDDRIIVTHHTLVRPNGGENARPPHLAAELPELQDRLLAGDLTAAEGFTDGRPLQWVQPFHPAFQVRLRRPSADHRHRYRRRVDFATGEVTAECADWTSRVFVSRADDVIVQRVTARELTLDISLDHRLPGAPRGLRVGHGTLLTPEGAALTLRARYPDSDRAYTGVTLVAVSGGGTSLVPPGARVEGADAVLLLTRVRRHTGEPDVAEETRALRALLDEGSYDDLLARHTHLHRTAYERVTLDLGADPAERALPGSELLKHPRSAALVERLFAAGRYHLLSAAGLLPPRLTGLWTGDWDTAWSGAFTYDANLNLQTSSAAAAALPEVTEAHANLIHGQLGDWRENARTVFGARGVVSPAHSDGESGRSYHFSREYPLHLWTAGADWLLKPLVDHDETRGERDPRTAAVLAELALFYEDFLTRTDTDGHLVVVPSYSPENRPANASWGAINAAMDLSAARHALLTAAEYHPEHADRWRALADRLPPHRVNTDGALAEWARPGLDDTYDHRHLSHLYGVWPLDEINPYDTPKLAAAARRALELRGAENDSAHGHLHHALIAARLRDGHRVAHALGQVLDGDFFHASLMSAHYPHRDVYNADAAHTLPAVLIEMLVQSTPDRLILLPALPTAYPSGELRGIRTRFGAELDLAWSPQEATAVIRPTRTHGVELRTSSGAQPLDLVAGEDRVLTLGAW, encoded by the coding sequence ATGACACGCGCACTCGTCCACGGAACCTGGGAGCCACAGCCGTCCACCCGCTGGGAGGACGGCTTCCTGAGCGGCAACGGCCATCACGGCGCCCTCGCGTTCGGTGATCCGAACGACGACCGGATCATCGTCACCCACCACACCCTCGTCCGCCCCAACGGCGGCGAGAACGCCCGCCCGCCGCACCTCGCGGCCGAACTCCCCGAACTCCAGGACCGGTTGCTCGCGGGTGACCTCACCGCCGCCGAGGGCTTCACGGACGGCAGGCCGCTGCAGTGGGTGCAGCCCTTCCACCCCGCCTTCCAGGTACGACTGCGGCGCCCGTCCGCGGATCACCGGCACCGCTACCGCCGCCGCGTCGACTTCGCCACGGGCGAGGTCACCGCCGAATGCGCCGACTGGACGAGCCGTGTCTTCGTCTCCCGCGCGGACGACGTGATCGTCCAGCGGGTCACCGCCCGGGAGCTCACCCTCGACATCTCACTGGACCACCGGCTCCCGGGCGCGCCCCGGGGACTGCGCGTCGGCCACGGCACGCTCCTCACCCCCGAGGGCGCCGCCCTGACCCTTCGCGCCCGCTACCCGGACAGCGACCGCGCCTACACCGGAGTCACCCTCGTCGCGGTCTCGGGCGGCGGCACGTCCCTCGTCCCGCCCGGCGCCCGGGTCGAGGGCGCCGACGCCGTACTGCTGCTCACCCGGGTGCGGCGCCACACCGGCGAACCGGACGTCGCCGAGGAGACGCGGGCCCTGCGCGCCCTGCTCGACGAGGGGTCGTACGACGACCTCCTCGCCCGCCACACCCACCTCCACCGCACCGCCTACGAACGAGTCACGCTCGACCTCGGCGCCGACCCGGCCGAACGCGCCCTGCCCGGTTCCGAGTTGCTCAAGCACCCGCGCAGTGCGGCCCTCGTGGAGCGGCTCTTCGCCGCCGGCCGCTACCACCTGCTCTCCGCCGCCGGGCTCCTCCCGCCCCGCCTCACCGGCCTGTGGACCGGCGACTGGGACACGGCATGGTCCGGAGCGTTCACCTATGACGCCAACCTCAACCTCCAGACCTCCTCCGCCGCGGCCGCCGCACTCCCCGAGGTGACCGAGGCCCACGCGAACCTGATCCACGGTCAGCTGGGGGACTGGCGGGAGAACGCCCGCACGGTCTTCGGCGCCCGGGGGGTCGTCAGCCCCGCACACTCGGACGGCGAGTCGGGGCGCTCGTACCACTTCAGCCGCGAATACCCGCTCCACCTGTGGACCGCCGGCGCCGACTGGCTCCTCAAACCGCTCGTCGACCACGACGAGACCCGCGGCGAGCGGGACCCCCGCACCGCCGCCGTCCTCGCCGAACTCGCCCTGTTCTACGAGGACTTCCTAACCCGCACCGACACCGACGGCCACCTGGTCGTGGTCCCCTCCTACTCGCCCGAGAACCGGCCCGCGAACGCGAGTTGGGGCGCGATCAACGCGGCGATGGACCTCTCGGCCGCCCGCCACGCCCTGCTCACGGCCGCCGAGTACCACCCCGAGCACGCCGACCGCTGGCGCGCCCTCGCCGACCGCCTGCCGCCCCACCGCGTCAACACCGACGGCGCCCTCGCCGAATGGGCCCGGCCCGGCCTCGACGACACCTACGACCACCGCCATCTCAGCCACCTCTACGGCGTCTGGCCGCTCGACGAGATCAACCCGTACGACACCCCGAAGCTCGCGGCCGCCGCCCGACGCGCCCTCGAACTGCGCGGCGCCGAGAACGACTCGGCCCACGGTCATCTGCACCACGCGCTGATCGCGGCCCGCCTCCGGGACGGCCACCGCGTGGCCCACGCGCTCGGCCAGGTCCTGGACGGCGACTTCTTCCACGCCTCCCTCATGAGCGCGCACTACCCCCACCGCGACGTCTACAACGCGGACGCCGCGCACACCCTGCCCGCCGTGCTGATCGAGATGCTCGTGCAGTCCACGCCGGACCGCCTGATCCTGCTGCCCGCGCTCCCGACGGCGTACCCGAGCGGCGAACTCCGCGGCATCCGCACCCGGTTCGGGGCGGAACTCGACCTCGCCTGGAGCCCACAAGAAGCGACCGCGGTGATCCGCCCCACGCGCACCCACGGCGTCGAACTCCGGACTTCCTCCGGCGCTCAGCCGCTCGACCTCGTCGCCGGAGAAGACCGCGTCCTCACCCTGGGGGCGTGGTAA
- a CDS encoding LacI family DNA-binding transcriptional regulator gives MVTLAEVAQHAGVSASTVSYVLSGKRSISATTRQRVEQSIRELGYHPNAGARALASSRSNIIALMIPLRTDMYVPVMMEIAIAVATTARTHGYDVLLLTGEEGPDAVRRVTGSGLADAMILMDVQLDDERLPLLRGTDQPSVLIGLPADTAGLTCVDLDWSATGRLCVEHLAMLGHRDMAVIGEAPAVYERHTGFAERTLDGLRSRARELGLRVLHRPCEGGYDAMAATLHRILDERPATTGFVVQNESAVEPLLALLRQQGRALPEDVSVVAICPDQVANQASVRLTSVGIPAQEMGRHAVEHLVAKLDGRGSDDVVLIAPELTVRASSGPAPSTTS, from the coding sequence ATGGTCACCCTCGCCGAGGTCGCCCAGCACGCCGGAGTCTCGGCGAGCACGGTGAGCTACGTCCTCAGTGGCAAGCGGTCGATCTCCGCGACCACCCGGCAGCGGGTCGAGCAGAGCATCCGCGAGCTGGGCTACCACCCCAACGCCGGTGCCCGCGCCCTGGCCAGCAGCCGGTCGAACATCATCGCGCTGATGATCCCGCTGCGCACCGACATGTATGTGCCGGTGATGATGGAGATCGCCATCGCGGTGGCCACCACGGCCCGCACGCACGGCTACGACGTGCTGCTCCTCACCGGCGAGGAGGGACCCGACGCGGTACGCCGCGTCACCGGCAGCGGGCTCGCCGACGCGATGATCCTGATGGACGTCCAGCTCGACGACGAGCGCCTGCCGCTGCTGCGCGGCACGGACCAGCCGTCCGTCCTCATCGGCCTCCCCGCCGACACCGCCGGCCTCACCTGCGTCGACCTGGACTGGAGCGCCACCGGCAGGCTGTGCGTGGAGCATCTGGCCATGCTGGGCCACCGGGACATGGCTGTCATCGGCGAGGCCCCGGCGGTCTACGAACGTCACACCGGCTTCGCCGAGCGCACCCTCGACGGGCTCCGCTCCCGGGCCCGCGAGCTGGGCCTGCGGGTGCTGCACCGGCCCTGCGAGGGTGGGTACGACGCGATGGCGGCGACCCTCCACCGCATCCTCGACGAACGCCCGGCCACCACCGGATTCGTCGTGCAGAACGAGTCGGCGGTCGAACCGCTGCTCGCTCTGCTGCGCCAGCAGGGCCGTGCCCTCCCCGAGGACGTGTCGGTGGTGGCGATCTGCCCCGACCAGGTCGCCAACCAGGCCTCGGTGCGGCTCACCTCCGTCGGCATCCCCGCCCAGGAGATGGGCCGGCACGCCGTGGAACACCTGGTGGCGAAGCTCGACGGGCGCGGCAGCGACGACGTCGTGCTGATCGCACCCGAGTTGACGGTCCGGGCGAGCTCGGGGCCCGCCCCCTCCACCACCTCCTGA